TTTCGAAAGGATGAAGAAATGGTGATAGGGGTAATCGGGTACTCTCCAGTTCCGCACTAAACTGCATTCCGCTTCGCTGAGCTGCTTCTCAATTCGCTTCAGCGGGTAACCAGGAAATCCGATTTCCCAATAATGTCCAGCGATCCTGATGGCGGAGTCTACCTGGTCGGGAGACACACGCTTGGGCCGAGTGCCGAGATTCGCATCGACGCGAAGTCCGGGCAACCGGAGCGTTGCGAAATAGTGCGGCCGCCGGTCTGGGAGGCTAATTATCGCGCCCCGTACTGATACCCGCACAAGTTCCCTGAGTGCGCCAACAAAGCGGTCGAACGGCAAGTGCTCAAGCACTTGGCAGCAAACCGCTACGTCGAAACTATCGTTGTCAAACGGCAGATCCGTCACTGCCGCGACCACATCTGGGTTGAGTTCGGACTGAATATCGACCGTCGTCACCACTATATCAATCGCCTGCAACGCTCCAGTCACCATGCCGGGACCAGGCCCGACCTCAATAACGGTCTGCGGCTCATATTGTACTACGGCATTTAACTGGTGCGCATAGCTGAACAGCCGGCCACCTCGCAGGTATTTTGCGGCGTAGTGTTCTTTTCCTGGAACAAGGGAGAGATCCTGTTCGGTCAAGAGCGATGACTCCTCCGAATTGCTACGTTGCAGATGCCTTCCCGGAGAAGGTTATTCAGCTGGATCCTGCTCATCG
This portion of the Thioflavicoccus mobilis 8321 genome encodes:
- a CDS encoding class I SAM-dependent methyltransferase, whose amino-acid sequence is MTEQDLSLVPGKEHYAAKYLRGGRLFSYAHQLNAVVQYEPQTVIEVGPGPGMVTGALQAIDIVVTTVDIQSELNPDVVAAVTDLPFDNDSFDVAVCCQVLEHLPFDRFVGALRELVRVSVRGAIISLPDRRPHYFATLRLPGLRVDANLGTRPKRVSPDQVDSAIRIAGHYWEIGFPGYPLKRIEKQLSEAECSLVRNWRVPDYPYHHFFILSK